A segment of the Collimonas fungivorans genome:
ACGATCTGGTCGAGCAAACCGGATTCTTCTGCGGCCGCCCCTGCGGCTGGCGCAGAATTATGCTGAAAGGACATCTCAGTCTCCTTGCTTCTTGGTTTGCTTGCTTAACGCCGCCAGCTTTTCGGTGCTGTTGAGCACATCGTTGAGGATATCTTCCAGCTTGTCGTTGCCGGCCAGCTTGTTGCGCAGGTCGGCCAGTTTGGTGCGGGCTTCGAGCAGCTGCTTGAGCGGCTCGATCTGCTGCACTACCGCTTCCGGACGGAAATCGTCGATCGACTTGAACTTCAGGTCGACCCCGAACTCGCCGCCGGCGTCGCTCAAGTGGTTCGGCACGCGGAAAGCGGCTCTCGGCTCGACGCCTTTCATCACTTCATCGAAGTTGTCGTTGTCGATGTTGACGAACTTGCGGTCCTTCAGCTTGGTCTGGGCCACTTCGGATTTACCGCTGAAATCGCCGATCACCCCCATCACGAACGGCAATTCCTTTTGCTCGATGGCGTCGCCGATTTCAACGTCGTAAGTCATTTGCACCCGTGGTGGACGGACTTTCTGCAAACGTTTTTGAGTACTCTCTTTTTTAGCCATAAAACCCCCGCTGATACCGAATAATCAAGCCCCGACCCCGCCTGGCGGAATCAGGAATCATATGAGTTACTGCAACGATCCGAATGGATTGGCGCCATCGCCGCTAGGTTCAGGCGTGCCCGGTTTGGCCGGGACGGCACCCTTTTTGGCGGCTGCTGCTGCGGCGGCTGCCGGCGCCGGACGTGCTACTGCCTTTGGACGGGGCGGCACCAACACCGTCTCGCCCAGGCTTTCACGCAGGATTTTGGCCAGTCCCTGTGCTTCGGTGCGGACATTGCCGTTCAAATCGTTTTGTGTGCGTAAATCGTTCAGCGCCTTGGTCGACAGCCGCAGGCCGCCTACCGCGACTATGCTGTTGGCGACCTTGTCTTTCGGATCGCGTTGCAAGCCTTCCAGCGCATAGGAAATGGCGTCGCCATAGTTTTCCGCATCGAAACGGATCTGCGCCAGGCGCACCCATGGTGTCTTGTCTGCAGGAAACGCGCTGGTCGCGTCTTTCAATAATTTGACTGCCTTGTCGGTCTGCCCGGCTTTTTGTGCGGCGTCGGCTTCAGCCACTATAGAATCCAGTTTGGCTGCGGGATCAACCGCAGGTGGGGTTGCGCAGGCGCTTACCAGGCACGCCAATGCCACGCCGTAGATAAATTTGCTTTTCCATTGACTCATCGTAAACTC
Coding sequences within it:
- a CDS encoding tetratricopeptide repeat protein gives rise to the protein MSQWKSKFIYGVALACLVSACATPPAVDPAAKLDSIVAEADAAQKAGQTDKAVKLLKDATSAFPADKTPWVRLAQIRFDAENYGDAISYALEGLQRDPKDKVANSIVAVGGLRLSTKALNDLRTQNDLNGNVRTEAQGLAKILRESLGETVLVPPRPKAVARPAPAAAAAAAAKKGAVPAKPGTPEPSGDGANPFGSLQ
- the tssB gene encoding type VI secretion system contractile sheath small subunit, producing MAKKESTQKRLQKVRPPRVQMTYDVEIGDAIEQKELPFVMGVIGDFSGKSEVAQTKLKDRKFVNIDNDNFDEVMKGVEPRAAFRVPNHLSDAGGEFGVDLKFKSIDDFRPEAVVQQIEPLKQLLEARTKLADLRNKLAGNDKLEDILNDVLNSTEKLAALSKQTKKQGD